The Petrocella atlantisensis genome has a window encoding:
- a CDS encoding CTP synthase: MQTKYIFVTGGVVSGLGKGITAASLGRLLKARGKKVTIQKFDPYINIDPGTMSPYQHGEVFVTEDGAETDLDLGHYERFIDEKLSKYSNITTGKLYWSVLNKERKGEFLGATVQVIPHITNAIKDRVYRVGKNVHSDVVITEIGGTVGDIESLPFLEAIRQVAGDVGRENVLYIHVTLIPYLSKSGEMKTKPTQHSVKELRSIGIQPDILVCRTEHEMTQDMRDKMALFCNVKKDCIIQNLDADTLYEVPLMLEKEGLANIVCRHLEIENVEPDLEAWSAMVQREKDRTETITIGLVGKYVELHDAYISIVESLNHAGIHHGIRVDLDWIDSEKITQDNISEMLSKVDGILVPGGFGDRGIEGKILAVQYAREKKVPFFGICLGMQCAVIEYARNVLQMAGANSSELDPETPYPVIDLMPEQKDIDELGGTMRLGAYPCKVIEGSKAYSAYEDELIYERHRHRYEYNNEYRDKLVDHGLLITGLSPDDQLVEMVEIEDHPWFVGVQFHPEFKSRPNRAHPLFKDFVGASMVKLK, translated from the coding sequence ATGCAGACGAAGTATATATTTGTAACCGGTGGCGTAGTATCTGGTTTAGGGAAAGGCATAACGGCTGCATCCCTAGGTAGGCTTTTAAAAGCTAGAGGCAAGAAAGTAACCATACAAAAATTCGATCCCTATATCAACATAGACCCCGGAACCATGAGTCCATACCAACACGGGGAAGTCTTTGTAACAGAAGACGGTGCTGAAACAGATCTTGATCTTGGTCATTATGAACGTTTCATTGATGAAAAATTAAGTAAATACAGCAATATTACCACAGGCAAACTTTATTGGTCTGTCCTTAATAAAGAACGTAAAGGTGAATTCCTTGGGGCGACGGTTCAAGTCATTCCACATATCACCAATGCAATTAAAGACCGTGTCTATAGAGTAGGGAAAAACGTGCATTCAGATGTTGTTATTACTGAGATTGGCGGAACAGTAGGGGATATTGAAAGTCTACCTTTTCTTGAAGCTATTCGACAAGTTGCTGGTGATGTGGGTAGGGAAAATGTACTTTATATTCATGTAACCCTAATACCTTACTTATCCAAGTCAGGTGAAATGAAAACAAAACCAACACAACATTCAGTAAAAGAATTAAGATCAATAGGTATACAACCGGACATATTGGTATGTCGTACTGAACATGAAATGACCCAAGATATGCGGGATAAGATGGCGCTCTTTTGTAATGTAAAAAAAGACTGCATCATTCAAAATCTAGATGCGGATACACTCTATGAAGTACCTTTGATGCTTGAAAAAGAAGGCCTTGCCAATATCGTTTGTCGACATCTTGAGATAGAAAACGTGGAACCGGACCTTGAAGCATGGTCCGCAATGGTACAGAGAGAAAAAGACCGTACAGAGACAATTACCATTGGTCTAGTAGGGAAATATGTAGAGCTTCATGATGCCTATATATCTATCGTAGAGTCCCTTAACCATGCAGGTATTCATCACGGTATTCGCGTAGATTTAGACTGGATTGATTCGGAAAAAATCACACAAGATAATATTAGTGAGATGCTTAGCAAAGTTGATGGTATTTTGGTACCTGGAGGCTTTGGTGATCGCGGCATTGAAGGTAAGATATTGGCTGTACAATATGCAAGAGAGAAAAAAGTACCTTTCTTTGGTATATGCCTTGGAATGCAATGTGCTGTTATTGAGTATGCAAGAAATGTATTACAAATGGCAGGCGCTAACAGTTCGGAACTAGACCCTGAAACACCATACCCTGTTATTGATTTGATGCCGGAACAAAAAGACATCGATGAACTGGGAGGGACCATGCGTTTAGGTGCTTATCCGTGTAAAGTTATAGAAGGTTCTAAGGCTTACTCAGCCTATGAGGATGAGCTTATTTACGAACGTCACAGGCATCGCTATGAGTATAACAATGAATACCGTGACAAATTGGTTGACCACGGACTCCTGATTACTGGATTATCACCTGATGATCAATTAGTAGAAATGGTTGAAATAGAAGACCATCCTTGGTTTGTAGGGGTTCAGTTCCATCCGGAATTTAAGTCTAGACCCAACCGTGCCCATCCATTATTCAAAGACTTCGTTGGTGCCAGTATGGTTAAATTGAAATAG
- a CDS encoding ECF transporter S component, which translates to MKNTTKTLTYSGLMAALTFISTSILSFPSPFTGGYIHIGDALVLSSGVVLGKKNGALAAGIGSALADIYLGYASWALPTFIIKALMAYVIGYMFEDLGNFKKTGFITAFYSFLWVGFGFLVRGLIASNRIVDATQDLITEEVIANETELLSTVLSTQNIILAIALLLPLALFIVFGMSRFKPSIAMHFNKISAFIVAGSVMVILYYGTYGVMYGNWIIPVFSIPANMVQFAFGLTLATLMLPITLRFQLPKEEA; encoded by the coding sequence ATGAAAAACACAACAAAAACTTTGACCTACTCCGGTCTAATGGCAGCGCTTACTTTTATCAGCACCAGTATCTTAAGCTTCCCTTCTCCATTTACCGGCGGTTATATCCACATTGGCGATGCACTTGTACTTAGCAGTGGTGTTGTCCTTGGTAAGAAAAACGGCGCATTGGCTGCCGGAATCGGGTCCGCTTTAGCTGATATTTATTTGGGCTATGCTTCCTGGGCCCTTCCCACATTCATCATTAAAGCTCTTATGGCGTATGTGATTGGTTACATGTTTGAGGACCTTGGTAATTTTAAAAAAACAGGCTTTATAACTGCCTTCTACAGTTTCTTGTGGGTGGGTTTTGGATTCTTAGTACGTGGTTTAATCGCATCAAACCGCATTGTCGATGCTACACAAGACCTGATTACTGAAGAAGTCATCGCAAATGAAACTGAGCTCCTATCGACGGTTCTCTCCACACAAAACATCATACTGGCTATTGCTTTACTGTTACCTCTAGCTCTGTTCATTGTTTTTGGTATGAGTCGTTTTAAGCCTTCTATTGCTATGCACTTTAATAAAATAAGTGCATTCATCGTTGCCGGCTCCGTCATGGTTATTCTATACTACGGGACTTATGGGGTTATGTATGGCAATTGGATCATACCGGTATTTAGTATCCCTGCTAATATGGTTCAATTTGCTTTCGGCCTTACCTTAGCCACTTTGATGCTTCCCATTACACTACGATTCCAATTGCCCAAAGAGGAAGCATAG